The following proteins are co-located in the Bosea sp. AS-1 genome:
- a CDS encoding phage tail tape measure protein, with the protein MADENAFDSARLSDLRAIDSLTQSLSRSSESFGKSIVNAFSRGVVEGKRFEDVLRSVGRSMTDSLLKTALKPLQTGISSLLGTGIKNLTGLFTGGFGALGGGGSVSVAPFAEGGVVASPSYFPTGRGLGLMGESGAEAIMPLSRGPDGRLGVRAAGRSMRPLNVTVQVSTPDADSFRRSEAQVSAAIARAVARGSRAL; encoded by the coding sequence ATGGCCGATGAGAACGCTTTCGATTCCGCCCGTCTTTCCGACCTGCGAGCGATCGATTCCCTGACTCAATCTCTCAGCCGTTCCTCTGAAAGCTTTGGTAAATCGATCGTAAACGCCTTCTCTCGCGGCGTCGTCGAGGGCAAGCGTTTCGAGGACGTTCTGCGCAGCGTCGGCCGGTCCATGACGGACAGTTTGCTCAAGACGGCGCTGAAGCCACTGCAGACCGGCATCTCCAGTCTGCTTGGAACTGGTATCAAAAACCTGACTGGCTTGTTCACCGGCGGCTTCGGCGCATTGGGTGGCGGCGGTTCGGTGTCCGTCGCCCCCTTTGCCGAGGGCGGCGTCGTCGCCTCGCCATCCTATTTTCCGACGGGGCGAGGGCTCGGCCTGATGGGCGAGAGCGGAGCCGAGGCGATCATGCCGCTCTCGCGTGGACCGGACGGCAGGCTCGGCGTGCGGGCGGCCGGCAGGTCGATGCGGCCGCTCAACGTCACGGTCCAGGTTTCGACCCCCGATGCCGACAGCTTCCGCCGCTCTGAGGCGCAGGTCTCGGCGGCGATCGCGCGGGCTGTCGCTCGCGGCAGCCGCGCACTCTGA
- a CDS encoding phage tail assembly chaperone yields the protein MSPPAAFPWGEAMAFGLGRLGWPPDRFWAATPRELAAAMRAWRHDARREVPARATLEGLMAAFPDT from the coding sequence CTGAGCCCGCCGGCGGCTTTCCCCTGGGGGGAGGCGATGGCGTTCGGCCTCGGTCGGCTCGGCTGGCCGCCGGATCGCTTCTGGGCGGCGACGCCACGCGAGCTCGCCGCGGCGATGCGGGCCTGGCGGCACGACGCCCGACGGGAAGTGCCCGCGCGCGCGACTCTCGAAGGCCTGATGGCCGCTTTTCCCGACACCTGA
- a CDS encoding gene transfer agent family protein, which yields MVNRHRGETALMVAGEALPMRLTLGALAELEHAFAVDSLPALGQRFVTGHLSARDIIRIIAAGLRGAGKVIHDEEVAGLSFDGGLAGAIKAAIALLEATFGESEPARPQPPPEA from the coding sequence ATGGTCAATCGTCATCGCGGCGAGACCGCGCTCATGGTTGCGGGGGAAGCCCTGCCCATGCGGCTCACACTCGGCGCCCTGGCCGAGCTCGAGCACGCCTTCGCCGTCGACAGCCTGCCGGCGCTCGGCCAGCGCTTCGTTACCGGCCACCTCTCGGCCCGCGACATCATTCGTATCATCGCCGCGGGCCTGCGCGGTGCGGGCAAAGTGATCCATGACGAGGAGGTCGCAGGCCTCTCCTTCGACGGCGGGCTCGCCGGGGCGATCAAGGCCGCCATCGCCTTGCTGGAGGCGACGTTCGGCGAAAGCGAGCCGGCCCGCCCTCAGCCGCCGCCGGAGGCCTGA
- a CDS encoding phage major tail protein, TP901-1 family, whose protein sequence is MSAQKGRDLLLKVADGEGGFTTVAGLRARQIAFNAETVDVTHAESVGRWRELLEGAGVRRASISGSGIFKDAASDALVRETFFDGAIRDWQVVVPDFGTVVGPFQLTSLEYRGDHAAEVTFDLSLESAGALAFASL, encoded by the coding sequence ATGTCGGCACAGAAGGGCAGGGACCTGCTGTTGAAGGTCGCGGATGGCGAAGGCGGTTTCACCACCGTCGCGGGGCTGCGTGCCCGCCAGATCGCGTTCAACGCCGAGACGGTGGACGTGACCCATGCGGAATCCGTCGGGCGTTGGCGCGAATTGCTGGAAGGCGCCGGTGTCCGCCGCGCCAGCATCAGCGGCTCGGGCATCTTCAAGGATGCGGCCTCTGATGCATTGGTACGGGAGACCTTCTTCGACGGCGCGATCCGCGACTGGCAGGTCGTCGTGCCGGATTTTGGCACCGTCGTCGGGCCATTCCAGCTCACCAGCCTCGAATATCGCGGCGACCATGCGGCGGAGGTGACCTTCGACCTCTCGCTGGAATCGGCCGGCGCGCTCGCCTTCGCTTCGCTCTGA
- a CDS encoding DUF3168 domain-containing protein, with product MSEAILALRAAIQARLEADAALTALIGADRIFDEAPRAMRGLYVVHGEVEARDWSAGTERGCEQELALVIWAAQSSSARQALEAARLIVAALDEVDLAPEGHNLVNLRWLSSRLAREPRNGLPSVTVRFRAVTEPL from the coding sequence ATGAGCGAGGCCATCCTGGCCCTGCGCGCCGCGATCCAGGCGCGACTGGAGGCCGACGCCGCCCTGACCGCCCTGATCGGCGCCGATCGCATCTTCGACGAGGCGCCGCGTGCCATGCGTGGCCTCTACGTCGTCCATGGCGAGGTCGAGGCGCGCGACTGGTCGGCAGGAACCGAACGCGGCTGCGAGCAGGAGCTCGCGCTCGTCATCTGGGCGGCGCAAAGCAGTTCCGCGCGGCAGGCACTGGAAGCAGCAAGGCTAATCGTAGCAGCACTCGACGAGGTTGATCTCGCCCCCGAGGGCCACAACCTCGTCAATCTGCGCTGGCTGTCGAGCCGGCTCGCCCGCGAGCCGCGCAACGGACTTCCGAGCGTGACGGTCCGCTTCCGTGCGGTGACCGAGCCGCTTTAG
- a CDS encoding phage head closure protein, with product MAEATNSAIGRMRRRLVLEAPVATPDGFGGVTQDFTAVGALWAQIEYLSGIEQWREGRPEQVARYRMTMRWRGDVDSGRRLRDGERIFDIRAAADPDGSRRRLVCLVEEVKP from the coding sequence ATGGCCGAGGCGACGAACTCCGCCATCGGGCGGATGCGACGCCGGCTCGTGCTGGAAGCGCCGGTTGCGACGCCGGACGGTTTCGGGGGCGTGACACAGGACTTTACGGCCGTCGGCGCGCTCTGGGCGCAGATCGAGTATCTGTCCGGCATCGAGCAATGGCGCGAGGGGCGGCCTGAGCAGGTCGCGCGCTATCGCATGACCATGCGTTGGCGCGGCGATGTCGATTCCGGAAGGCGCCTGCGCGACGGCGAGCGCATCTTCGATATCCGGGCCGCGGCCGATCCGGACGGGTCGCGCCGCCGACTGGTCTGCCTGGTCGAGGAGGTCAAGCCATGA
- a CDS encoding trypsin-like serine protease has product MRIANWILGLGLAYGLGLAPAQAVVGGREGGPAEAATLMVLNARGGVCTGIVLSSRAILTAAHCAAGGTELRIHWRAGSEPVLITPATVSLHPEFNAKAVSNRRRSIDLALIRLAESLPARFAAATLDDGAQPRAGSPVTLAGYGVSQEGEARTTGSYRSAALSVVEPYGPGHVLLWAADPAGAGKRPGAGACQGDSGGPVFNGAGVVAVSSWSTGPAKRNCGLLSQGVLVGPQRGWIDATLAQWGENARWTNAR; this is encoded by the coding sequence ATGCGGATCGCGAACTGGATTCTCGGCCTTGGCTTGGCCTATGGGCTCGGTCTTGCCCCGGCACAGGCCGTCGTCGGCGGACGCGAAGGCGGCCCGGCCGAAGCTGCAACGCTGATGGTGCTGAATGCGCGCGGCGGCGTCTGCACAGGGATCGTGCTTTCGTCCCGCGCCATCCTCACGGCAGCTCATTGCGCGGCTGGCGGCACGGAGCTGCGCATCCACTGGCGCGCCGGAAGCGAGCCCGTGCTGATCACCCCGGCCACCGTCAGCCTCCATCCGGAATTCAATGCGAAAGCGGTCAGCAACCGTCGCCGCTCGATCGACCTCGCCCTGATCCGGCTGGCCGAGTCCCTGCCGGCACGCTTCGCCGCGGCGACGCTCGACGATGGTGCCCAGCCGCGGGCCGGCAGCCCGGTCACGCTCGCCGGCTACGGCGTCTCGCAGGAAGGCGAGGCCCGGACGACCGGCAGCTATCGCTCAGCCGCCCTCTCCGTCGTCGAGCCCTATGGCCCTGGCCATGTCCTGCTCTGGGCCGCAGATCCGGCCGGCGCGGGCAAGCGGCCCGGCGCAGGCGCCTGTCAGGGCGATTCGGGCGGCCCGGTGTTCAACGGGGCCGGCGTCGTCGCCGTGAGCAGCTGGTCGACCGGCCCGGCCAAGCGCAACTGCGGCCTGCTGAGCCAGGGCGTCCTCGTCGGTCCCCAACGCGGCTGGATCGACGCGACGCTGGCGCAGTGGGGCGAGAATGCGCGCTGGACGAATGCCCGCTGA
- a CDS encoding S1 family peptidase translates to MLARTLAILSLTCGLALATQPASAVVGGVNSRDAGGARASTVRIETSRGELCSGAVIAPEIVLTAAHCLADGGSISVVSLDPRFRARRQTVIALLPHPSFVPGTTPRTQPGTDLALLRLAQPLPSDIEPLNLGGQLSQGETVTMAGYGLSAENNNKTARRLRETRLVNAGNYTTQNTVKVAVDVESRGETPGAGACRGDSGGPVLRGTARSRDLVGIVSWSSGPLKTRARRICGGFTAITPVSEYRNWIAAGSAKLLALGGAQRQDEAVQPQMNAGWSWWFTR, encoded by the coding sequence ATGCTCGCGCGCACCCTCGCCATCCTCTCCCTCACCTGCGGCCTTGCTCTGGCGACGCAGCCCGCTTCCGCCGTCGTCGGAGGCGTCAACTCGCGCGATGCCGGGGGGGCCCGCGCCTCGACCGTCAGAATCGAGACCAGCCGGGGCGAATTGTGCTCGGGCGCCGTCATCGCGCCCGAGATCGTCCTGACCGCGGCACATTGCCTGGCCGATGGCGGCTCGATCAGCGTCGTCAGTCTCGACCCACGTTTCCGGGCGCGGCGCCAGACCGTCATTGCCTTGCTGCCACATCCGAGCTTCGTGCCCGGCACCACGCCACGCACCCAACCCGGCACGGATCTCGCGCTTCTGCGGCTGGCGCAGCCGCTGCCTTCCGACATCGAGCCGCTGAACCTCGGCGGCCAGCTCTCGCAGGGTGAAACCGTCACCATGGCTGGCTACGGGCTGTCTGCCGAGAACAACAACAAGACCGCACGGCGCCTGCGCGAGACGCGGCTCGTCAACGCCGGCAACTACACCACGCAGAACACGGTCAAGGTCGCCGTCGATGTCGAATCGCGCGGCGAGACCCCGGGTGCCGGCGCCTGCCGCGGGGATTCGGGTGGACCGGTGCTGCGCGGCACGGCCCGCTCGCGCGATCTCGTCGGCATCGTGAGCTGGTCGAGTGGCCCCCTGAAGACGCGGGCACGCCGCATCTGTGGCGGGTTCACCGCCATCACGCCGGTGAGCGAATACCGGAACTGGATCGCCGCCGGCAGTGCCAAGCTCCTGGCGCTGGGTGGGGCCCAGCGTCAGGATGAAGCTGTCCAGCCGCAGATGAACGCCGGCTGGAGTTGGTGGTTCACGCGCTAA
- a CDS encoding phage major capsid protein has protein sequence MIHLDTAPETKAAGADLALAFEDLRYTLESYRATNDERLIGIEARNGADPLTEEKLARMDAALDDTMRRIDRLTLDRARPPLGQDGEGIHRRDPLVAEHKAAFAAYVRSGEAGGLKRLEAKALSAGSGPDGGYLAPSTVEGEILRRLTAVSPIRSLATVRTISSGTYKKAFSTTGPASGWVAETAARPQAGSPTLAELSFPAMELYAMPAATQTLLDDAIVNIDQWIAEEVESAFAEQEGAAFVNGDGVDKPKGFLAYPTVAEGSWSWGNIGVLNTGVAGAFAASNPADVLVDLVYALKAGYRQNGSFVMNRKTQGAIRKFKDANGNYLWQPPASAGAPATLLGFPLVEAEDMPNLANNAVSIAFGDFRRGYLVVDRAGVRILRDPYSAKPYVLFYTTKRVGGGVQDFAAIKGLKFAV, from the coding sequence ATGATCCATCTCGACACCGCCCCGGAGACCAAGGCGGCCGGCGCCGATCTCGCGCTCGCCTTCGAGGACCTGCGTTACACGCTGGAGAGCTACCGTGCCACGAATGACGAGCGTCTCATTGGGATCGAGGCCCGCAACGGTGCCGATCCGTTGACCGAGGAGAAGCTTGCCCGCATGGATGCCGCGCTCGACGACACCATGCGCCGCATCGACCGGCTGACGCTCGATCGTGCCCGGCCGCCGCTTGGCCAGGACGGGGAGGGCATCCATCGCCGCGATCCGCTCGTCGCCGAGCACAAGGCAGCCTTCGCCGCCTATGTCCGCAGCGGCGAAGCCGGCGGGCTGAAACGGCTGGAGGCCAAGGCGCTCTCGGCCGGCTCCGGTCCGGATGGCGGCTATCTCGCGCCCTCGACTGTCGAGGGCGAGATCCTGCGCCGCTTGACGGCCGTTTCGCCGATCCGTTCGCTCGCCACCGTCCGCACCATCTCGTCCGGCACCTACAAGAAGGCCTTCTCCACCACCGGCCCCGCCTCCGGCTGGGTGGCCGAGACCGCGGCGCGCCCGCAGGCTGGCTCTCCGACCTTGGCCGAGCTCTCCTTCCCGGCGATGGAGCTCTACGCCATGCCGGCTGCGACGCAGACCCTGCTCGACGACGCCATCGTCAACATCGACCAGTGGATCGCGGAGGAGGTCGAAAGCGCCTTCGCGGAGCAGGAGGGCGCGGCCTTCGTCAATGGTGATGGCGTCGACAAGCCCAAGGGCTTCCTCGCTTATCCGACCGTTGCCGAGGGAAGCTGGAGCTGGGGCAATATCGGTGTGCTCAACACCGGCGTCGCCGGTGCCTTCGCCGCTTCGAACCCCGCCGACGTGCTGGTCGACCTGGTCTATGCGCTGAAGGCCGGCTACCGCCAGAACGGCTCCTTCGTGATGAACCGCAAGACGCAGGGAGCGATCCGCAAGTTCAAGGATGCCAATGGCAACTATCTCTGGCAGCCTCCGGCTTCGGCCGGCGCGCCGGCGACCCTGCTTGGCTTCCCGCTGGTGGAGGCGGAGGACATGCCGAACCTCGCCAACAACGCGGTCTCGATCGCCTTCGGCGATTTCCGCCGCGGTTATCTCGTCGTCGACCGGGCCGGCGTGCGCATCCTGCGGGATCCGTATTCCGCCAAGCCTTACGTCCTGTTCTACACGACCAAGCGCGTCGGTGGTGGCGTCCAGGACTTCGCCGCCATCAAGGGCCTCAAATTCGCGGTGTGA
- a CDS encoding HK97 family phage prohead protease, translated as MNASCRLPIEAKLLPLQPSRILPDGVFEGYASLFRIPDLGKDVVEPGAFRDSLARRGPSGVKLLWQHDPAEPLGRWLSLSEDSRGLFVRGRLSLAVARAREILALMREGAIDGLSIGFRSERARNEPRTGLRRLERVDLWEVSIVTFPMLPQARVSAVKTAFRNPAFA; from the coding sequence ATGAACGCATCCTGCCGTCTCCCGATCGAAGCGAAGCTCCTGCCGCTGCAGCCTTCTCGAATCCTGCCGGATGGCGTGTTCGAGGGCTATGCCAGCCTCTTCCGCATCCCCGATCTCGGCAAGGACGTGGTCGAGCCCGGCGCCTTCCGTGACAGCCTCGCAAGGCGCGGGCCGTCTGGGGTCAAGCTGCTCTGGCAGCATGATCCGGCCGAGCCCCTCGGTCGCTGGCTCAGCCTGAGCGAGGACAGCCGCGGCCTCTTCGTGCGCGGCAGGCTTTCGCTCGCCGTCGCCCGCGCTCGCGAAATCCTCGCTTTGATGCGGGAAGGGGCAATCGACGGCCTCTCGATCGGCTTTCGCTCTGAACGCGCCCGCAACGAGCCGCGCACGGGCCTGCGCAGGCTCGAGCGCGTCGATCTCTGGGAGGTCTCGATCGTAACTTTCCCGATGCTGCCCCAGGCCCGGGTCAGCGCCGTCAAGACGGCCTTCCGCAATCCCGCTTTCGCCTGA
- a CDS encoding phage portal protein — protein sequence MFDFLRSLRGRAAPDQKRSRVGPLIALHEAGRAVWTPRDYVALSREGYERNPVVHRCVRLIAEAAAQTPLVAKIGDREVPEHPALALIERPNPRQGGIAFREMLFGHLLVAGNAYVEAVSAGREPRELYALRPDRMRVVPGRDGWPEAYDYTVGSDTVRFRQDEGDPPPILHLTLFHPVDDHYGLSPVEPAAIALDIHNAASNWHKALLDNAARPSGALVYDGPDGATLTEAQFDRLKQELEDSFQGARNAGRPLLLEGGLDWKPLSLTPAELDFVAAKGVAAREIALAFGVPPLLLGLPGDNTHANFAEANRALWRQTVIPLVRRTAQSLAQWLGPAFGDDITLEPDLDAVEALADERESLWRRLGAANFLDDDEKREAVGYGRRASGKEQP from the coding sequence ATGTTCGATTTCCTTCGTAGCCTGCGCGGCCGTGCCGCGCCGGACCAGAAGCGCTCGCGCGTCGGGCCGCTGATCGCCCTGCATGAGGCCGGGCGGGCGGTCTGGACTCCGCGCGACTATGTCGCCCTGTCGCGCGAGGGCTATGAGCGCAATCCCGTGGTGCACCGCTGTGTCCGCCTCATCGCGGAGGCTGCCGCGCAGACGCCGCTCGTCGCCAAGATCGGAGACCGCGAGGTGCCGGAGCATCCGGCGCTGGCACTCATCGAGCGGCCCAATCCACGCCAGGGCGGCATCGCCTTCCGCGAGATGCTGTTCGGGCACCTCCTCGTCGCCGGAAACGCCTATGTCGAGGCCGTGAGCGCCGGCCGTGAGCCGCGCGAGCTTTATGCGTTAAGGCCCGACCGCATGCGTGTCGTGCCTGGCCGCGATGGCTGGCCGGAGGCCTATGACTATACGGTCGGTAGCGACACGGTGCGGTTCCGACAGGACGAGGGCGACCCGCCGCCGATCCTGCATCTGACGCTGTTCCACCCGGTCGACGACCATTATGGCCTCTCGCCGGTCGAGCCGGCGGCGATCGCTCTCGACATCCACAACGCCGCCAGCAATTGGCACAAGGCGCTGCTCGACAACGCCGCACGGCCTTCCGGTGCGCTGGTCTATGATGGGCCTGATGGCGCGACGCTGACCGAAGCGCAGTTCGACCGACTGAAGCAGGAGCTGGAGGATTCCTTCCAGGGAGCCCGCAATGCCGGGCGCCCGCTTCTCCTCGAAGGCGGGCTTGACTGGAAGCCACTGTCGCTGACGCCGGCCGAGCTCGATTTCGTCGCGGCCAAGGGTGTGGCGGCGCGCGAGATTGCGCTGGCCTTTGGCGTACCGCCGCTGCTGCTGGGTCTGCCGGGGGACAACACCCACGCCAATTTCGCCGAGGCCAACCGCGCGCTCTGGCGCCAGACCGTGATCCCGTTGGTCAGGCGCACTGCACAGTCGCTTGCGCAATGGCTCGGCCCCGCCTTCGGCGACGACATCACGCTGGAACCCGATCTCGATGCCGTCGAGGCGCTGGCCGATGAGCGGGAATCGCTCTGGCGGCGCCTCGGCGCGGCGAATTTCCTCGATGACGACGAGAAACGCGAGGCGGTCGGCTATGGCCGGCGTGCCTCCGGGAAGGAACAGCCATGA
- a CDS encoding TIGR00730 family Rossman fold protein, producing the protein MKSVCVFCGSNPGNDPVYAAGARAMGAEIARRGLTLVYGGGAVGLMGVVANAAMEAGGEVHGVIPQALRDREVGHVGLTRLEVVDTMHTRKARMAELSDGFIAMPGGIGTFEELFEIWTWGQLGIHAKPLGLLNIAGFYDALAVFLDQTVEAGFLKQSHRAMAMTDTEPATLLDRMEAYVPAATYKWVEKEDV; encoded by the coding sequence ATGAAATCAGTCTGTGTTTTCTGTGGTTCCAATCCCGGCAATGATCCGGTCTATGCAGCCGGCGCCCGCGCCATGGGCGCTGAAATCGCCCGGCGTGGCCTGACGCTGGTCTATGGCGGCGGTGCCGTCGGGTTGATGGGCGTCGTCGCCAATGCCGCGATGGAGGCCGGCGGAGAGGTGCACGGCGTCATCCCCCAGGCATTGCGCGACCGCGAGGTCGGCCATGTCGGGCTGACCCGGCTCGAGGTCGTCGACACCATGCACACGCGCAAGGCGCGTATGGCCGAACTGTCGGATGGCTTCATCGCCATGCCCGGCGGCATCGGCACGTTCGAGGAACTGTTCGAGATCTGGACCTGGGGCCAGCTTGGCATCCACGCCAAGCCGCTCGGCCTGCTCAATATCGCCGGCTTCTACGACGCGCTGGCGGTTTTCCTCGACCAGACGGTCGAGGCGGGGTTCCTCAAGCAGAGCCACCGCGCCATGGCGATGACCGATACGGAGCCCGCAACACTGCTCGACCGGATGGAAGCCTATGTTCCGGCCGCGACCTACAAATGGGTCGAGAAGGAAGATGTCTGA
- a CDS encoding dipeptidase has protein sequence MSQLPAILARLDAGLDASLDRLSSWLEIPSVGTDPAFNTQTRAAAEWLRADLENLGFKAELRETGGHPVVLAHRPKPGAPHALFYGHYDVQPVDPLNLWDTEPFKPVVREIEPGRKVISARGACDDKGQVMTFIEAVRATLAETGDLPIGLTILVEGEEESGSVNLPAYIRANAAELKADYALICDTGMWDRETPLITSTLRGMVYQEVTLTAADRDLHSGLFGGAAANPIHILAKILGELHDETGRITVPGFYDGVHEPTNAQKAEWADLNLTEKDFLGQIGLKHSIGEKGRMLIEQIQSRPTCDVNGIWGGYTGEGSKTVIPGQASAKVSFRLVGDQDPAKIAAAFHQFVRDRLPDDVTAEFISHSGSPALAVPPDSPVLQKARKALADEWGGRVVSIGSGGSIPVGGDFKRTLGIDTLFVGFGLDDDRVHSPNEKYDLSSFHKGQRSWARILQALGS, from the coding sequence GAATGGCTCCGCGCCGATCTCGAAAACCTCGGATTCAAGGCCGAACTGCGCGAGACCGGCGGCCATCCCGTCGTCCTGGCGCATCGGCCGAAACCCGGCGCGCCCCACGCGCTGTTCTACGGGCATTACGATGTGCAGCCGGTCGATCCGCTGAACCTCTGGGACACCGAGCCGTTCAAGCCGGTCGTCCGTGAGATCGAGCCGGGCCGCAAGGTCATTTCGGCTCGCGGCGCCTGCGACGACAAGGGCCAGGTGATGACCTTCATCGAGGCCGTGCGTGCGACGCTGGCCGAGACCGGCGACCTGCCGATCGGTCTGACGATCTTGGTCGAGGGCGAGGAGGAGTCGGGCTCGGTCAACCTGCCGGCCTATATCAGGGCCAACGCCGCCGAGTTGAAGGCCGACTACGCGCTGATTTGCGACACCGGCATGTGGGACCGCGAGACGCCGCTGATCACCTCGACCTTGCGCGGCATGGTCTATCAGGAGGTGACGCTGACCGCGGCCGATCGCGACCTGCATTCGGGTCTCTTCGGTGGCGCCGCGGCAAACCCGATCCATATCCTCGCGAAAATCCTCGGCGAACTTCATGACGAGACCGGGCGCATCACCGTTCCCGGCTTCTATGACGGCGTGCATGAGCCGACCAACGCCCAGAAGGCGGAGTGGGCCGATCTCAATCTCACCGAGAAGGATTTCCTCGGCCAGATCGGGCTGAAGCATTCGATCGGCGAAAAGGGGCGCATGCTGATCGAGCAGATCCAGTCCCGCCCGACCTGCGACGTCAACGGCATCTGGGGCGGTTATACGGGCGAGGGCAGCAAGACGGTCATTCCGGGCCAAGCTTCGGCAAAGGTCTCCTTCCGTCTCGTTGGTGACCAGGATCCTGCAAAAATTGCTGCCGCATTCCACCAGTTCGTCCGCGACCGCCTGCCTGACGACGTGACGGCCGAGTTCATCAGCCATTCCGGCTCGCCGGCGCTGGCCGTGCCGCCGGATTCGCCCGTGCTCCAGAAGGCGCGCAAGGCGCTCGCCGACGAATGGGGCGGGCGCGTCGTCTCGATCGGTAGCGGCGGCTCGATCCCCGTCGGCGGCGATTTCAAACGCACGCTCGGCATCGACACGCTCTTCGTTGGTTTCGGCCTCGACGATGACCGCGTCCATTCGCCGAACGAGAAGTACGACCTCTCTTCCTTCCATAAGGGCCAGCGCTCCTGGGCCCGCATTTTGCAAGCTCTCGGTTCATGA